In a genomic window of Mucilaginibacter sp. KACC 22063:
- a CDS encoding sensor histidine kinase, with protein MLGRVYYNDKGDPERISGTAIDVTTQIVARQKLHEEQQHAQLLLNSIPAIAWTNEPNGEVNFYNQRWYDYTGLTFEETKAWGWREVIHPDDLQYNLETYAEILSGETGGSFEVREKNADGLYRWHLVNIEPIKDGAGKIVQWIGTATDIQRLKELEKQKDEFISIASHELKTPLTSVKAFNQMMLRTDDQKTLIGLASRSNDHIRRLEKLIKDLLDVSRITSGKLNYDMQDVDIEKILTESIESIQITTQKHRIILNSCDKITFQGDPNRLEQVMNNLLNNAIKYSPQGGDITVACSLDDSGIVVSVTDEGIGIEKQHLHKLFDRYYRIDNTAMRFSGLGLGLYITSEIIKRHNGSMWIESEYGKGSIFSFRLPILQTDKVEVDVDDHFRDASITISYDAVRHWVICVWHGYQNIVTVKRSCLRLLAMATKFKVTKILADNTFVEGSWTDATDWVGKEFYPLMDTAGIRQLAWVHSKSAFSQLAAERTIDMVVGAVVTKFFDSVRSAEIWLER; from the coding sequence TTGCTTGGCCGCGTTTATTACAATGATAAAGGAGATCCTGAGCGTATATCAGGCACTGCTATTGACGTGACCACTCAGATCGTTGCCAGGCAAAAGCTGCATGAAGAACAACAACATGCGCAACTATTACTTAATTCGATACCCGCTATTGCCTGGACAAATGAACCAAATGGTGAGGTGAACTTTTATAATCAACGGTGGTATGACTATACAGGATTGACATTCGAAGAAACCAAAGCGTGGGGTTGGCGGGAGGTCATCCATCCAGATGATCTTCAATATAATCTTGAAACCTATGCGGAGATACTATCCGGAGAGACAGGCGGTAGCTTTGAAGTTCGGGAAAAAAATGCAGACGGCCTTTACCGGTGGCATTTAGTAAATATTGAGCCTATCAAAGATGGGGCCGGGAAAATAGTCCAATGGATCGGCACAGCGACAGATATCCAGCGGCTTAAAGAGCTGGAAAAGCAGAAAGATGAATTCATCTCGATAGCCAGTCATGAATTGAAAACACCACTTACCAGTGTAAAGGCTTTTAATCAGATGATGCTAAGAACGGACGATCAAAAAACACTTATCGGACTTGCTTCACGGTCAAATGACCATATTCGTCGTTTGGAAAAACTGATCAAAGACCTGCTTGATGTATCGCGTATCACATCAGGCAAACTTAACTACGATATGCAAGACGTCGATATTGAAAAGATCTTGACGGAAAGCATTGAGAGCATCCAGATAACGACTCAAAAGCACCGGATCATACTCAATAGTTGCGATAAGATCACATTTCAGGGTGATCCCAACCGGTTGGAGCAGGTCATGAACAATCTGCTTAATAATGCGATCAAATACTCGCCTCAAGGTGGCGACATCACTGTTGCCTGTTCCTTGGATGATTCTGGTATAGTTGTCTCAGTAACAGATGAAGGAATCGGCATTGAAAAACAGCATCTGCATAAATTGTTCGACAGATATTACCGTATTGATAATACAGCAATGCGTTTCAGCGGACTCGGACTGGGCCTGTATATTACTTCCGAGATCATCAAACGCCACAACGGAAGCATGTGGATCGAAAGTGAATATGGTAAAGGTTCTATATTTTCTTTCCGCCTTCCGATATTACAAACAGACAAAGTGGAAGTGGATGTGGACGATCACTTCCGAGACGCTTCGATAACCATCAGCTATGACGCCGTCAGGCATTGGGTGATCTGCGTTTGGCATGGTTACCAAAACATCGTCACTGTTAAGCGTTCCTGCCTGCGTCTCTTAGCTATGGCGACGAAATTCAAAGTAACCAAGATCCTTGCGGATAACACTTTTGTAGAGGGCAGCTGGACAGATGCGACCGACTGGGTAGGGAAGGAGTTTTATCCTTTAATGGATACTGCCGGTATACGGCAATTAGCCTGGGTTCATTCCAAAAGCGCCTTCAGCCAGCTAGCTGCTGAACGGACAATAGATATGGTTGTGGGTGCGGTGGTAACTAAGTTTTTTGATTCAGTGCGATCAGCAGAGATCTGGTTGGAAAGATAA